The Lycium barbarum isolate Lr01 chromosome 12, ASM1917538v2, whole genome shotgun sequence genome includes a region encoding these proteins:
- the LOC132621143 gene encoding uncharacterized protein LOC132621143: protein MIICSVTGHILLFQSKNSSFWESLSAVMDGGDCWPGARYAGGPQDTTIMNRIMLRFRPIAPKPVANGSYPGSTSEGNKMELVSKRRVKRKYVRVKKNSKCKNNKDDEAKKDGSLQFGDNSTVLTLQLMPESSSGVKKNPQTIGSRPFWMNFQKSENNDILTVGSVDQVDRTVEMQKKRVLESWVMVDRITNTFVDGEALGSTDMEKMKNLEDDTCPGLISDGLDRVQWVNLAYRRMVDPLEGSGTIPELVTWLVVKEKIDLSSSLPAFACTVRILYMKNSETMPCDVWKMEFGGFAWRFDAKAALRLGR from the coding sequence ATGATAATCTGCTCGGTTACCGGTCATATATTATTATTTCAGTCTAAAAACAGCTCTTTTTGGGAGAGTTTATCAGCCGTGATGGACGGTGGAGATTGTTGGCCCGGTGCTAGGTACGCAGGTGGACCGCAAGATACGACGATAATGAACCGGATAATGCTAAGATTCCGACCGATCGCACCTAAACCGGTTGCTAACGGTTCATATCCGGGATCTACATCGGAAGGAAACAAGATGGAACTTGTTAGCAAAAGAAGAGTGAAGAGAAAGTACGTTAGAGTTAAGAAAAATAGCAAGTGCAAGAATAACAAAGACGACGAAGCTAAAAAAGACGGATCCTTGCAGTTTGGTGATAACAGTACTGTTTTAACCCTTCAGTTGATGCCAGAAAGCAGTAGCGGCGTTAAGAAAAACCCACAAACTATTGGATCTCGACCTTTCTGGATGAACTTTCAGAAATCGGAGAATAATGATATTTTGACCGTAGGATCGGTGGATCAGGTAGATCGGACGGTTGAGATGCAGAAAAAGAGAGTTTTAGAGTCATGGGTTATGGTGGACCGAATAACAAACACGTTCGTAGATGGAGAAGCGTTAGGTAGTACGGACATGGAGAAGATGAAGAATCTAGAAGATGACACGTGTCCAGGCCTTATATCTGACGGCTTAGATAGGGTTCAGTGGGTGAATCTGGCGTATAGGAGAATGGTTGATCCTCTAGAAGGTTCTGGAACGATACCGGAGCTGGTGACGTGGCTGGTAGTGAAGGAGAAAATAGATTTGTCTTCTTCTTTGCCAGCTTTTGCATGCACTGTGAGGATACTGTATATGAAGAACTCAGAGACAATGCCGTGTGATGTATGGAAGATGGAATTTGGAGGATTTGCATGGAGGTTTGATGCTAAAGCTGCTCTTAGATTGGGTCGTTAA